One part of the Mycobacterium marinum genome encodes these proteins:
- a CDS encoding DivIVA domain-containing protein, with protein MALVLLYLVVLVLVAVVLFGVASLLFGRGEQLPPLPRATTSTVLPAYGVTRADVDAVKFTQVLRGYKTSEVDWVLDRLGRELEELRGQLAAVHASSTSESPAGPEDSDAPGSQPAVSNGADST; from the coding sequence GTGGCGTTGGTGTTGCTGTACCTGGTGGTACTTGTCTTGGTGGCGGTCGTGTTGTTCGGCGTGGCAAGCCTGCTGTTCGGGCGTGGTGAGCAGTTGCCGCCGCTGCCCAGGGCGACGACCTCGACCGTGCTGCCCGCCTATGGCGTTACTCGCGCCGACGTCGACGCGGTCAAGTTCACCCAGGTGCTGCGCGGCTACAAGACCAGCGAGGTCGACTGGGTGCTGGATCGATTGGGGCGTGAGCTGGAGGAATTACGCGGGCAGCTCGCCGCGGTGCACGCCTCGTCGACCAGCGAAAGTCCGGCCGGGCCCGAAGACAGCGACGCGCCGGGTAGCCAACCCGCGGTTTCGAATGGAGCCGATTCCACGTGA
- a CDS encoding glucosyl-3-phosphoglycerate synthase: protein MTASDLVTGDLTSEGVLIPARPGDTWLCDRSWNRPRWKIDELVEAKAGRSISVVLPALDEEETIQSVIDSISPLVDGLVDELIVLDSGSTDDTEIRAIAAGARVVSREQALPEVPPQPGKGEALWRSLAATSGDIVVFIDSDLVNPNPMFVPWLVGPLLTGEGIHLVKSFYRRPLSVGDASGAAGATGGGRVTELVARPLLAALRPELGCVLQPLSGEYAASRELLTSLPFAPGYGVEIGLLVDTFDRLGLDAIAQVNLGVRAHRNRPLAELGVMSRQVIATLLSRCGIPDSGVGLTQFFAEGDGYTECTSPVSLADRPPMSVLRPR from the coding sequence ATGACCGCATCGGATCTGGTCACCGGGGACCTCACCAGTGAGGGAGTCCTCATCCCGGCCCGGCCGGGGGACACCTGGTTATGCGACCGCAGCTGGAACCGTCCGCGCTGGAAGATCGACGAATTGGTCGAGGCCAAGGCCGGGCGCTCGATCTCGGTGGTGCTGCCGGCTCTCGATGAGGAAGAAACCATCCAATCGGTGATCGACAGCATCTCACCGCTGGTGGATGGCCTGGTCGACGAACTGATCGTGCTCGATTCCGGCTCTACCGACGACACCGAGATCCGAGCGATTGCCGCCGGGGCTCGAGTGGTGAGCCGCGAACAGGCGTTGCCGGAGGTGCCGCCCCAGCCCGGCAAGGGCGAGGCGCTGTGGCGCTCGTTGGCGGCCACCAGCGGCGACATCGTGGTATTCATCGACTCGGATCTGGTCAACCCCAACCCGATGTTCGTGCCGTGGCTGGTCGGCCCGCTGCTCACCGGCGAGGGGATCCACCTGGTCAAGAGCTTCTACCGACGCCCGCTCAGTGTCGGTGACGCTAGCGGCGCCGCGGGCGCTACCGGCGGCGGGCGCGTCACCGAACTGGTGGCGCGGCCCCTGTTGGCGGCGCTGCGACCCGAGCTGGGCTGTGTATTGCAGCCGCTGAGCGGTGAGTATGCGGCCAGCCGCGAGCTGTTGACGTCGCTGCCCTTCGCTCCGGGATACGGGGTGGAAATCGGCCTGTTGGTCGACACCTTCGACCGGCTGGGGCTGGACGCGATCGCGCAGGTCAACCTGGGTGTGCGGGCGCACCGTAACCGGCCCCTGGCCGAGCTGGGTGTGATGAGTCGCCAGGTCATCGCCACGCTGCTGTCCCGGTGCGGGATCCCCGATTCTGGGGTCGGGTTGACCCAGTTCTTCGCGGAGGGCGACGGCTACACCGAATGCACCTCGCCGGTGTCGCTGGCCGACCGGCCCCCCATGAGTGTGCTTCGCCCTCGGTGA
- the folP gene encoding dihydropteroate synthase: protein MAIVNRTPDSFYDKGATFSDAAARDAVHRAVAEGADVIDVGGVKAGPGQDVDPDTEIARLVPFVEWLRDAYPEQVISVDTWRSEVARRACAAGADLINDTWAGVDPAIVEVAAEFGAGLVCAHTGGARPRTRPFRVSYGTTTRGVVDDVIREVTAAAERAVAAGVARDRVLIDPAHDFGKNTWHGLLLLRHVADLVKTGWPVLMALSNKDFVGETLGVDLTERLEGTLAATALAAAAGARMFRVHEVAATRRVLEMVASIQGTRPPTRTVRGLA, encoded by the coding sequence ATGGCGATCGTGAACCGCACCCCGGACTCGTTCTATGACAAGGGCGCGACCTTTTCTGACGCGGCCGCTCGCGACGCGGTACATCGAGCGGTCGCCGAAGGCGCCGACGTCATCGACGTCGGAGGTGTCAAGGCCGGGCCCGGCCAGGACGTCGACCCCGACACCGAGATCGCTCGGTTGGTGCCGTTTGTCGAGTGGCTCCGTGACGCCTACCCCGAGCAGGTGATCAGCGTCGACACCTGGCGCTCGGAGGTGGCCCGGCGGGCATGTGCGGCAGGTGCGGACCTGATCAACGACACCTGGGCCGGGGTGGACCCCGCGATAGTGGAGGTGGCCGCCGAATTCGGTGCGGGCCTGGTATGCGCGCACACCGGGGGAGCGCGACCACGCACGCGTCCCTTCCGGGTGAGTTACGGTACGACTACCCGCGGCGTGGTGGACGACGTGATTCGCGAGGTCACAGCGGCCGCCGAGCGGGCGGTTGCGGCCGGAGTTGCCCGCGACCGCGTGTTGATCGACCCGGCTCACGATTTCGGCAAGAACACCTGGCACGGGTTGCTGCTGTTGCGGCACGTGGCCGATCTTGTTAAGACCGGGTGGCCGGTACTCATGGCTTTGAGCAACAAGGACTTTGTCGGAGAGACTCTGGGCGTGGATCTGACCGAACGGCTCGAGGGAACGCTGGCGGCCACCGCATTGGCGGCGGCCGCCGGTGCGCGCATGTTTCGGGTGCATGAGGTCGCAGCGACCCGCCGGGTCCTGGAAATGGTGGCGTCGATCCAGGGGACCCGCCCGCCGACACGCACGGTGAGGGGACTCGCATGA
- the fadD6 gene encoding long-chain-acyl-CoA synthetase FadD6, producing MSDRQSHVRTRVKLTDVAARVPGLLIDAPSIMRGVVTGLLPRPKSKASIGTVFQDRAARFGDRVFLKFGDQQMTYGEANATANRYAAVLAARGVGPGDVVGIMLRNSPNTVVAMLAVVKCGAIAGMLNYHQRGEVLAHSLGLLDAKVLVAESDLVSAVSESGGAAGEVVTIEDLERFAATAPANNPASASAVQAQDTAFYIFTSGTTGFPKASVMTHHRWLRALAVFGGLGLRLKSSDTLYSCLPLYHNNALTVAVSSVINSGATLALGKSFSASRFWDEVIASNATAFIYIGEVCRYLLNQPTKPTDRKHKVRVIAGNGLRPEIWGEFTKRFDIDRVCEFYAASEGNSAFINIFNVPKSTGISPMPLAYVAYDPDTGAPLRDESGRVRRVPAGEPGLLLSRVNRLQPFDGYTDPAASEKKLVRDAFRKGDCWFNTGDVMSPQGMGHAAFVDRLGDTFRWKGENVATTQVEAALASDPSVEECTVYGVEVPNTGGRAGMAAVKLRDGAEFDGQSLARAVYDQLPAYALPLFVRLVQAMAHTTTFKSRKVELREQAYGADVDDPLYVLAGRSEGYVPYYDAYPDEVAAGKRPQG from the coding sequence TTGTCCGATCGCCAAAGTCATGTCCGCACGCGAGTCAAGCTCACCGACGTCGCTGCGCGGGTGCCCGGTCTACTGATCGACGCGCCGTCGATCATGCGGGGGGTGGTGACCGGCCTGTTGCCCCGGCCCAAGTCCAAGGCGTCGATCGGCACCGTGTTCCAGGACCGGGCCGCTCGCTTCGGGGACCGGGTTTTCTTGAAGTTCGGCGATCAGCAGATGACCTACGGCGAAGCCAACGCGACCGCCAACCGCTATGCGGCGGTGCTGGCCGCGCGTGGCGTCGGCCCCGGCGACGTCGTGGGAATCATGCTGCGCAACTCGCCCAACACGGTGGTGGCGATGCTGGCTGTCGTCAAGTGTGGCGCCATCGCCGGCATGCTCAACTACCACCAGCGCGGCGAGGTGCTGGCGCACAGTCTGGGACTGCTCGATGCCAAGGTGCTGGTGGCGGAGTCCGATCTGGTCAGCGCCGTCAGCGAAAGCGGTGGCGCGGCCGGTGAGGTGGTCACCATCGAAGACCTGGAGCGCTTCGCCGCGACCGCCCCGGCCAACAACCCGGCGTCGGCGTCGGCCGTGCAGGCTCAGGACACGGCGTTTTACATCTTCACGTCGGGCACCACCGGATTCCCCAAAGCCAGTGTGATGACCCACCACCGGTGGCTTCGGGCCCTGGCGGTCTTCGGTGGGCTGGGACTACGGCTGAAGAGCTCCGACACGCTTTACAGCTGTCTGCCGCTGTATCACAACAACGCACTCACGGTGGCGGTGTCCTCGGTGATCAATTCCGGGGCGACGTTGGCGCTGGGCAAGTCGTTCTCGGCGTCGCGCTTCTGGGACGAGGTGATCGCCAGCAACGCCACCGCCTTCATCTACATCGGCGAGGTCTGCCGCTACCTACTCAACCAGCCGACCAAACCGACCGATCGCAAGCACAAGGTGCGGGTGATCGCCGGCAACGGGTTGCGGCCCGAGATCTGGGGTGAGTTCACCAAACGGTTCGACATTGACCGGGTGTGCGAGTTCTATGCCGCCAGCGAGGGCAACTCGGCCTTCATCAACATCTTCAACGTGCCCAAAAGCACCGGGATCTCGCCGATGCCGCTGGCCTACGTGGCCTACGACCCGGACACCGGCGCCCCGCTGCGCGACGAGTCCGGTCGGGTCCGTCGGGTGCCTGCCGGTGAACCGGGACTGTTACTGAGCCGGGTCAACAGGCTGCAGCCGTTCGACGGCTACACCGACCCGGCCGCCAGTGAGAAAAAGCTGGTCCGTGATGCCTTCCGGAAGGGAGACTGCTGGTTCAACACCGGTGACGTGATGAGCCCGCAGGGGATGGGGCACGCGGCGTTTGTCGACCGGCTGGGTGACACCTTCCGTTGGAAGGGCGAGAACGTGGCCACCACTCAGGTGGAGGCGGCGCTGGCGTCTGACCCCTCCGTCGAGGAGTGCACGGTCTACGGGGTTGAGGTGCCCAACACCGGAGGTCGCGCCGGGATGGCTGCGGTCAAGCTACGCGACGGCGCCGAGTTCGACGGTCAGTCCCTGGCCCGCGCCGTCTACGATCAGCTGCCCGCCTACGCACTGCCGCTGTTCGTGCGGCTGGTGCAGGCGATGGCGCACACCACGACGTTCAAGAGCCGCAAGGTTGAGCTGCGCGAGCAGGCCTACGGCGCCGACGTCGATGACCCGCTGTACGTATTGGCCGGCCGCAGCGAGGGCTATGTGCCCTATTACGACGCGTATCCCGACGAGGTAGCGGCAGGTAAGCGGCCCCAGGGCTAG
- a CDS encoding TIGR00730 family Rossman fold protein, translated as MTAKSDEPGRWTVAVYCAAAPTHPELLELAAAVGAAIAARGWTLVWGGGHVSAMGAVSSAARAHGGWTVGVIPKMLVHRELADHDADELVVTETMWERKQVMEDRANAFITLPGGVGTLDELLDVWTEGYLGMHDKSIVVLDPWGHFDGLRAWLSELADTGYVSRTAMERLIVVDNLDDALQACAPG; from the coding sequence GTGACCGCGAAAAGCGACGAACCCGGCCGTTGGACAGTGGCGGTGTACTGTGCAGCCGCGCCGACACATCCTGAGTTGTTGGAGCTCGCCGCCGCCGTCGGTGCGGCGATCGCCGCCCGGGGCTGGACGTTGGTGTGGGGCGGGGGCCACGTTTCGGCGATGGGGGCGGTCTCGTCGGCGGCGCGGGCGCACGGCGGCTGGACGGTCGGAGTGATTCCCAAGATGCTGGTGCATCGCGAGTTGGCTGACCATGACGCCGACGAGTTGGTCGTCACCGAAACGATGTGGGAGCGCAAGCAGGTCATGGAGGACCGCGCAAACGCGTTCATCACCCTGCCGGGCGGCGTCGGGACCCTCGACGAGCTGTTGGACGTGTGGACCGAGGGATACCTGGGCATGCACGACAAGAGCATCGTCGTGCTGGATCCCTGGGGCCACTTCGATGGGCTGCGCGCCTGGCTGTCCGAATTGGCCGATACCGGCTACGTCTCGCGGACAGCGATGGAGCGGTTGATAGTGGTGGATAACCTCGATGACGCGTTGCAGGCGTGCGCACCCGGCTGA
- a CDS encoding ATPase encodes MPIRWNVPQHAAALEQLDVALSDLARPGAVILGPDGVGKSTLARLAAEHFAQRHRATVIRWVTGTPTERTVPFGAFSHLVEIAELGKPAALLRAARASLGRKVRQGELLLIVDDAHDLDILSATLVYQLALAGAARMIVTARAEAAPEAIAALWTDNLLDRIDVAPPDGKTKQSEPADVDEFIAELPAPARAVLDYLTVEEPLSLADLTVLAGEGAVQQAVELGAAETRVRGEPDEPAVVYTAHPLFAKRARVALGDDGARQRRTELVTLLSQHPNEHLSDRLRLASLALDTDALQPVDDVVESAEQALRLGDLTLAERLAQAALDRSGGLQARLVLGQALAWRGRGREAGQVLTAVDPGQLSEAELMAWAVPQAANQFWMLGEPERATAFLQTTRNRVTDLTARTTLDALTATFAMNSGNVPRAITLATEVLAEPSADDTAIAWAASAAALASARMGRFADVPQLAQRASEAEHPGLLRFTVGLAQITTLLMAGEVAQAQELAQRFTDFAELQQPGRAIGEVLLAHVLIVKGEFGAAAAMLEPAAAELERTGYSWGPLSLMLLATAIAQQGNIAETAKALRRAETRHGTKSALFAPELSLARAWAKATVRDQAGALFDTREAARAAERGKQSAVALCVWHDAVRLGDTRALAPVTRLAAEIDCKVGNIVVRHARALADNDAGALASVADELAAIGMHAAAADAAAQAERAGGR; translated from the coding sequence ATGCCAATTCGATGGAACGTCCCCCAACACGCGGCAGCCTTGGAGCAGTTGGACGTTGCGTTGAGCGACCTGGCGCGCCCCGGCGCTGTCATCCTCGGACCTGACGGCGTCGGAAAATCCACCCTGGCGCGATTGGCCGCCGAGCACTTCGCCCAACGCCACCGGGCCACCGTCATCCGCTGGGTCACCGGAACCCCGACCGAACGCACGGTCCCGTTCGGCGCCTTCAGCCACTTGGTGGAGATCGCCGAGCTGGGCAAGCCGGCCGCGTTGTTGCGAGCGGCCCGAGCGTCGTTGGGCCGCAAGGTGCGCCAGGGCGAGCTCCTTCTCATCGTCGACGATGCCCACGATCTGGACATCCTGTCGGCCACGCTGGTGTACCAGCTGGCGCTGGCCGGCGCGGCCCGGATGATCGTCACCGCCCGCGCCGAGGCCGCGCCCGAAGCCATCGCGGCCCTGTGGACCGACAACCTGCTGGATCGGATCGATGTCGCACCGCCGGACGGCAAGACCAAGCAATCCGAGCCCGCCGACGTCGACGAGTTCATCGCCGAGCTGCCCGCGCCGGCCCGAGCGGTGCTCGACTATCTCACCGTCGAGGAGCCGTTGTCGCTGGCCGATCTCACCGTGCTGGCCGGAGAGGGGGCGGTGCAGCAGGCAGTGGAGTTGGGCGCGGCGGAAACCCGCGTGCGCGGAGAACCCGACGAGCCTGCGGTGGTCTACACGGCACATCCTTTGTTCGCCAAACGAGCTCGCGTCGCTTTGGGCGACGACGGTGCGCGACAACGCCGCACCGAATTGGTGACCCTGCTGTCTCAGCACCCCAACGAGCACCTCAGCGATCGGCTCCGGCTGGCGTCGCTGGCTTTGGACACCGACGCTTTGCAGCCGGTGGATGACGTCGTCGAGTCCGCCGAGCAGGCCTTACGGCTCGGCGATCTGACACTGGCCGAGCGGTTGGCCCAGGCCGCGCTGGATCGTTCGGGGGGACTTCAGGCCCGACTGGTGCTGGGCCAGGCGCTGGCCTGGCGTGGCCGCGGCCGAGAGGCCGGCCAGGTACTCACCGCCGTGGATCCCGGCCAGCTGAGCGAGGCGGAGCTGATGGCCTGGGCGGTGCCGCAGGCGGCGAATCAGTTCTGGATGCTCGGCGAGCCGGAGCGGGCCACCGCCTTCCTGCAGACCACGCGCAACCGAGTCACCGATCTGACCGCGCGCACCACCCTCGATGCGTTGACGGCAACCTTTGCCATGAACTCCGGAAACGTGCCGCGGGCCATCACGCTGGCCACCGAGGTGCTCGCCGAACCTTCGGCCGACGACACAGCGATCGCTTGGGCGGCCAGCGCCGCCGCATTGGCCTCGGCCCGGATGGGCCGCTTCGCCGACGTCCCGCAGCTGGCGCAACGAGCTTCGGAGGCCGAACATCCCGGTTTACTGCGGTTCACCGTGGGACTGGCCCAGATCACCACACTGCTGATGGCGGGCGAGGTGGCCCAGGCGCAGGAGCTGGCCCAGCGATTCACCGACTTCGCCGAGCTGCAACAACCGGGCCGCGCCATCGGCGAGGTGTTGCTCGCGCACGTGCTGATCGTCAAGGGGGAATTCGGCGCTGCGGCTGCGATGCTCGAGCCCGCCGCGGCCGAACTCGAACGCACCGGCTATTCCTGGGGCCCGCTGTCGCTGATGTTGTTGGCGACGGCCATCGCGCAGCAAGGCAACATCGCCGAGACAGCGAAAGCGTTGCGGCGAGCTGAAACTCGGCACGGAACGAAGTCTGCGTTGTTTGCCCCCGAGCTGAGCCTGGCCCGCGCCTGGGCCAAGGCGACCGTCCGGGACCAAGCCGGCGCCCTGTTCGATACTCGCGAGGCGGCAAGGGCAGCTGAGCGGGGCAAGCAGTCGGCGGTGGCGTTGTGCGTGTGGCATGACGCGGTCCGGCTTGGCGACACTCGCGCGCTAGCTCCGGTAACCAGGCTGGCCGCCGAGATCGATTGCAAGGTAGGCAATATCGTTGTTCGGCATGCCCGCGCGCTGGCCGACAACGACGCTGGGGCGCTGGCGTCGGTGGCCGATGAGTTGGCCGCGATCGGCATGCACGCCGCGGCGGCCGACGCCGCCGCGCAGGCCGAGCGTGCCGGCGGCCGATAG
- the dapE gene encoding succinyl-diaminopimelate desuccinylase codes for MLDLRGDPIDLTAALIDIPSESRGEARIADEVEAALRAQTSGFEIIRNGNAVLARTRLNRPSRVLLAGHLDTVPVADNLPSRRADGQLHGCGAADMKSGDAVFLHLAATVAEPVHDLTLVFYDCEEIEAAANGLGRIERELPEWLSADVAILGEPTSGYIEAGCQGTLRVVISATGTRAHSARSWLGDNAIHKLSAVLDRLARYPARSVDIDGCTYREGLSAVRVDGGVAGNVIPDAASVTVNYRFAPDRSVPAALQHVREVFDGLDVQIEQTDAAAGALPGLAQPAAKALVEAAGGQVRAKYGWTDVSRFAALGIPAVNYGPGDPNLAHCRDERVPVATITTVADTLRRYLST; via the coding sequence GTGCTGGACTTGCGCGGGGACCCGATCGACCTGACCGCTGCACTGATCGACATCCCCAGCGAATCTCGGGGTGAGGCGCGCATCGCCGATGAGGTAGAGGCGGCGTTGCGCGCGCAGACATCGGGCTTCGAGATCATCCGCAACGGCAACGCGGTGCTTGCCCGGACCCGGCTGAACCGGCCCTCGCGGGTGCTGCTGGCCGGACATTTGGACACCGTGCCGGTGGCCGACAACTTGCCCAGCCGTCGCGCCGACGGGCAGCTGCACGGCTGTGGCGCGGCCGATATGAAGTCCGGTGACGCGGTGTTTCTGCATCTGGCGGCCACGGTGGCCGAACCGGTGCACGACCTGACGCTGGTGTTCTACGACTGTGAAGAAATCGAGGCGGCGGCAAACGGTTTGGGGCGCATCGAGCGGGAGCTCCCGGAGTGGCTGTCCGCCGATGTCGCCATCCTGGGAGAGCCCACGTCGGGCTACATAGAAGCCGGTTGTCAGGGCACGTTACGAGTGGTCATCAGCGCGACCGGGACCCGCGCGCACTCGGCGCGTTCTTGGTTGGGGGACAACGCAATCCACAAGCTCAGTGCCGTGCTGGACCGGTTGGCGCGCTACCCGGCGCGCAGCGTCGACATCGACGGTTGCACATACCGAGAGGGTTTGTCGGCGGTACGCGTGGACGGTGGCGTGGCTGGCAACGTGATTCCGGACGCGGCTTCGGTAACGGTCAACTATCGCTTTGCGCCCGACCGGTCGGTTCCGGCCGCCCTGCAGCACGTGCGTGAGGTATTCGACGGGCTCGACGTGCAGATCGAGCAGACCGACGCGGCGGCGGGCGCGCTGCCGGGTCTGGCGCAACCCGCCGCCAAAGCACTGGTTGAGGCTGCCGGTGGGCAGGTCCGAGCGAAATACGGCTGGACGGATGTGTCCCGCTTCGCGGCTCTGGGCATCCCCGCGGTCAATTACGGCCCCGGGGACCCCAATCTGGCGCATTGCCGCGACGAGCGAGTGCCGGTCGCCACGATCACCACTGTGGCGGACACGTTGCGCCGCTACCTGAGCACCTAG
- the dapD gene encoding 2,3,4,5-tetrahydropyridine-2,6-dicarboxylate N-succinyltransferase, whose product MTGAAGIGLATLASDGSVLDTWFPAPELTESGTSATSRLALSDIPAELAALVGRDDDRGTEVVAVRTVIGSLDDVAADAYDAYLRLHLLSHRLVAPHGLNAGGLFGVLTNVVWTNRGPCAIEGFEAVRARLRRHGAVTVYGVDKFPRMVDYVMPSGVRIADADRVRLGAHLAPGTTVMHEGFVNYNAGTLGASMVEGRISAGVVVGDGSDIGGGASIMGTLSGGGTQIISMGKRCLLGANAGLGISLGDDCVVEAGLYVTAGTKVTTPDGITVRARELSGSSNLLFRRNSVTGAVEVVARDGQGITLNEDLHAN is encoded by the coding sequence GTGACTGGAGCAGCAGGCATCGGACTGGCAACCCTGGCTTCCGACGGATCGGTCCTGGACACCTGGTTTCCCGCGCCGGAGTTGACCGAGTCAGGTACCAGCGCGACATCACGCCTGGCGTTGTCCGACATTCCCGCGGAGCTGGCCGCATTGGTAGGCCGCGACGACGATCGCGGCACCGAGGTGGTGGCGGTCCGGACCGTCATCGGCTCGCTAGACGATGTCGCCGCCGACGCGTACGACGCCTACCTTCGCCTGCACCTGTTGTCGCATCGTCTGGTGGCGCCGCACGGGCTGAACGCCGGCGGCTTGTTCGGCGTATTGACCAATGTCGTGTGGACTAATCGCGGACCATGCGCAATCGAAGGTTTCGAGGCAGTGCGGGCACGGTTGCGCCGCCACGGAGCGGTGACGGTCTACGGTGTCGACAAATTTCCCCGGATGGTCGACTACGTGATGCCCAGCGGCGTGCGCATCGCCGATGCCGACCGGGTGCGACTGGGCGCCCACCTGGCGCCGGGCACCACCGTGATGCATGAGGGTTTCGTCAACTACAACGCCGGAACCCTGGGCGCTTCCATGGTCGAGGGCCGAATCTCCGCGGGCGTGGTGGTCGGCGACGGCTCCGACATCGGCGGTGGGGCCTCGATCATGGGCACGCTCTCCGGTGGGGGGACCCAAATCATTTCCATGGGCAAGCGCTGCCTGCTCGGCGCCAACGCCGGGCTGGGCATCTCCCTGGGCGACGACTGCGTGGTGGAAGCCGGCTTGTACGTCACGGCCGGCACCAAGGTCACCACACCCGATGGCATCACCGTCAGGGCACGCGAACTGTCCGGCAGCAGCAACCTGCTGTTCCGCCGCAACTCGGTGACGGGCGCGGTCGAGGTGGTGGCCCGCGACGGTCAGGGCATCACACTCAACGAGGATCTGCACGCCAATTAG
- a CDS encoding MarR family winged helix-turn-helix transcriptional regulator, with amino-acid sequence MADRNGYRSPQTPLGQALRIAWWSYVHRVDTDMEAAGFERRRFSMNYVFALYALPGPMTISQMGRQFGVSRQAASKLVAELRDRGYVQTAPSPTDQREKVVELTPKAMEYLAARQRAAAALDRAIQQRVGADGVEQLHLILDAVGEAARGAVEFDPANLYREPDLW; translated from the coding sequence ATGGCTGACAGAAATGGCTACCGGTCGCCGCAAACACCGCTCGGCCAGGCGCTGCGGATTGCGTGGTGGAGCTACGTTCATCGGGTTGACACCGACATGGAGGCCGCGGGTTTCGAGCGGCGGCGCTTCTCCATGAACTATGTGTTCGCCCTCTATGCGCTGCCAGGACCTATGACGATATCGCAGATGGGCAGGCAGTTCGGCGTCAGCCGCCAGGCGGCCAGCAAGCTCGTCGCCGAGCTGCGCGATCGCGGCTACGTGCAGACCGCCCCGTCGCCGACGGACCAGCGCGAGAAGGTCGTGGAGCTGACGCCAAAGGCGATGGAGTACTTGGCCGCGCGTCAGCGTGCGGCTGCCGCACTCGACCGGGCGATCCAACAGCGCGTCGGTGCCGACGGAGTCGAGCAGTTGCACCTGATCCTCGACGCCGTCGGTGAAGCTGCCCGCGGGGCGGTGGAATTCGATCCCGCCAACCTCTATCGCGAGCCGGACCTGTGGTGA
- a CDS encoding MFS transporter: protein MSRVALACVVGSTVEYYDFCIYGTAAALVFPAVFYPGLSPALATIASMGTFATAFLSRPLGAAVFGHFGDRLGRKKTLVATLLIMALSTVTVGVVPSTATIGVSAPLILVALRLLQGFAVGGEWAGSALLSIESAPAHKRGYYGMFTVLGGGVALVVSGLTFLGVNYTIGESSSAFLQWGWRVPFLLSALLIAFALYVRLEINETPVFALAMAQADDQESTAAARAPLAAVLCRQRREIVLAAGAMLAAFGCLYLASTFLPSYAQLHLGYSRNLVLLIGVLGGLVCIGFVALSAILCDRFGRRRVMLVGWAVGLFWSPLVMPLIGSGDTVGFTVALLGLYAAAASGFGPAASLIPELFATRYRYTGTALALNVAGIVGGAAPPLIAGTLLASYGSSAVGLMMTALVAASLLCTYLLPETAGAPLTAA from the coding sequence ATGAGTCGGGTCGCCCTCGCCTGTGTCGTCGGTTCAACAGTCGAGTACTACGACTTCTGCATTTACGGCACGGCTGCGGCGCTGGTCTTTCCGGCGGTCTTCTACCCCGGTCTCAGTCCAGCTCTGGCGACTATCGCATCGATGGGGACTTTTGCCACGGCGTTTCTGTCCCGGCCGCTCGGCGCGGCCGTCTTCGGGCATTTTGGGGACCGGCTGGGGCGTAAGAAGACTCTCGTTGCCACCCTTTTGATCATGGCCCTATCGACGGTGACGGTGGGGGTGGTGCCCAGCACGGCAACCATCGGGGTGTCCGCCCCGCTGATCCTGGTCGCCTTACGGTTGCTCCAGGGTTTTGCCGTCGGCGGCGAATGGGCTGGTTCGGCGCTGCTGAGTATCGAGTCCGCGCCAGCGCACAAGCGCGGGTACTACGGCATGTTCACTGTGCTCGGTGGCGGTGTTGCGCTTGTGGTGAGCGGTCTGACCTTTCTCGGGGTGAACTACACCATCGGAGAGAGCAGTTCGGCGTTTCTGCAGTGGGGCTGGCGTGTCCCTTTTCTGTTGAGCGCGCTACTGATTGCCTTCGCCTTGTACGTCCGCTTGGAGATCAACGAGACCCCGGTATTCGCTCTTGCGATGGCGCAGGCCGATGATCAGGAATCAACCGCCGCCGCGCGGGCACCGCTGGCGGCGGTGTTGTGCCGGCAACGCCGTGAGATAGTGCTGGCCGCGGGCGCCATGCTGGCGGCCTTCGGGTGCCTGTATCTGGCCAGCACCTTCCTGCCTTCCTACGCGCAACTGCACCTGGGGTATTCGCGAAACCTCGTCTTGCTGATCGGTGTGCTGGGCGGGCTGGTCTGCATCGGTTTTGTCGCACTGTCGGCCATTCTGTGCGATCGCTTCGGGCGCCGGCGCGTCATGCTGGTCGGCTGGGCAGTGGGCCTATTCTGGTCGCCGCTGGTAATGCCGCTGATCGGCTCTGGCGATACCGTCGGGTTCACGGTGGCGCTGCTGGGGCTGTATGCCGCGGCCGCCAGTGGATTTGGGCCTGCAGCCTCGCTTATCCCGGAACTGTTCGCTACCCGCTACCGCTACACCGGCACGGCCCTGGCGCTCAACGTGGCGGGCATCGTTGGGGGCGCCGCGCCGCCATTGATCGCCGGTACCCTGCTGGCCAGCTATGGCAGCTCCGCGGTCGGCCTGATGATGACCGCGCTGGTGGCCGCCAGCCTGCTGTGCACCTATCTGCTCCCCGAGACCGCCGGCGCCCCACTGACCGCCGCCTAG